The sequence CCTTCCCGCTCTCGCCGGCGCCATCCTCTTCTGGCTTCTCGCCTGGGCTTTCAACCAATGGCTGGTCCGCCAGCATTTTACGAACCGCACGGCCAATAGCGCCGCACGCTTCGCCGTGCCGCTGATCTTCGGCGTCACCATCCTGGTCCTCTGGGAAGGCGTCGTTCGCGGTTTCGCCATTCCGTCGGTCCTGTTGCCGGCACCGTCGATGATCTGGCAGCGGCTCGTCAATTCGCTGCCGACGCTCGCGGCGGATTTCCGGCAAACCTTCCTGAAGGCCGTGCTGATCGGCTATGCGCTCGGCTGCGGCCTTGGCTTCGTTGTGGCAATCCTCATCGACCGCTCGCCTTTCCTACAGAAGGGCCTGCTGCCGCTCGGCAATTTCGTCTCTGCCCTCCCCGTCATCGGCGTCGCCCCGATCATGGTCATGTGGTTCGGCTTCGATTGGCAATCGAAAGTCGCCGTCGTCGTCATCATGACTTTCTTCCCGATGCTCGTGAACACGGTCTCGGGCCTCGCCGCCGCGAGCCACATGGAGCGCGATCTGATGCGGACCTATGCCGCGACATGGTGGCAGACGCTCGTCAAGCTGCGTCTGCCCGCGGCATGGCCTTTCATTTTCAACGCTCTCAAGATTAACTCCACGCTGGCGCTGATCGGCGCGATCGTGGCCGAGTTTTTCGGAACGCCCATTGTCGGCATGGGCTTCCGGATCTCCACGGAAGTGGGGCGCATGAACGTCGACATGGTCTGGGCCGAAATCGCCGTCGCGGCGGTGGCTGGCTCCGCTTTTTACGGGGTGGTCGCGCTCGCCGAGCGGGCCGTTACGTTCTGGCATCCGTCCGTCCGCAGTGGCCGGGCCTGATAATGAAGCAACGATAAGAGGGAACCGATATGAACAAGAAACTTGCATCTCTGCTGGCAGCGGGCGTCTTTTCGCTTGCCGCTTTCCATGCCAATGCCGCCGACAAGGTTACCCTGCAGTTGAAGTGGGTCACGCAGGCTCAGTTCGCCGGCTACTATGTCGCCAAGGACAAGGGCTTCTATGAAGAGGAAGGCCTCGACGTCGAAATCAAGCCGGGCGGCCCGGATATTGCCCCCGCGCAGGTAATTGCCGGCGGTGGGGCCGACGTCATCGTCGACTGGATGCCCTCCGCGCTTGCCACGCGCGAAAAGGGCGTACCGCTCGTCAACATCGCCCAGCCCTTCAAGAAGTCCGGCATGATGCTGACCTGTCTGAAGGAATCCGGCGTCAAGAGCCCGGAGGACTTCAAGGGCAAGACGCTCGGCGTCTGGTTCTTTGGCAACGAATATCCGTTCCTCTCCTGGATGTCGCAGCTGAAGATCCCGACCGATGGCGGGCCGGACGGCGTCACCGTTCTCAAGCAGGGCTTCAACGTCGATCCGCTGATCCAGAAGCAGGCGGCCTGCATTTCCACGATGACCTACAACGAATATTGGCAGGTCATCGACGCCGGCATCAAGCCGGAGGACCTCGTCACCTTCAAATATGAAGACCAGGGCGTCGCCACGCTTGAGGACGGTCTCTATGTTCTCGATGACAAGCTCAAGGACCCGGCCTTCAAGGAAAAGATGGTGAAGTTCGTCCGCGCCTCGATGAAGGGCTGGAAATATGCCGAGGAGAATCCGGACGAGGCCGCCGACATCGTGCTCGAAAACGACTCGACCGGTGCCCAGACGGAAAAGCACCAGAAGCGCATGATGGGCGAAATTGCCAAACTGACGGCCGGCTCGAACGGTACACTTGACGAAACCGACTACAAACGCACGGTTCAGTCGCTGCTTGCCGGCGGTTCCGATCCGGTCATCTCCAAGGAACCGGAAGGCGCCTGGACGCATGAGATCACGGACGAAGCGTTGAAATAAAACGCCACCCGAAGTAATGGAGAGCGCGTGGCACTCGCCGCGCGCTTTTCTTGTTTCATGTTCGGCAGCTACGATTGCTGCGATCGGGACGAAGAGCGGTCAAAAAGTCGCGGCCGAAGGCTATTGTTAAGCTTGCGTTTAGGTTGCATCAATATTGCAATCGCAACACGCCGCCAAATAGAAATAATGAGGCACCATCGCTTCCTCGCCCTTGTAAGCATTTGCTACGCCGATTACATAGGCCGGAACGTTTGGTTGAGGGCAAGCGTAGGGAGGAACCTGTTTTTCTCTAGTCTTGCCCTTTTCGGGAAAATTCTCCCCCATCCGGCGCCTCCGGTTTTGAAACCGCTGCATCGGAACGATTTTGAGTTTGTGGACCGTGATCGCTATCCTGGCCAGGCAGCCGGCAACGAGGCATGGAACACAAGGAAATAGCATTTATTGCAGCCGGACTTTCGCCTTCTGAACGGCGGTCGGGCGTGATGTTTTCAGTGTCGGGAAAATAGGCCGATGGCTCAGAAACTCCTACCTCTTTTCGGCGCTTGCGCAGCGATGACGCTGTACGCATTTTCCGGTGTCTCGGCAGCCGAGGAAGCGGCCAAACCGCAGCAGACGCAGACTTTGCCCTCCATCGTCGTCACGGAAGCGATAGAACGCACGATCAGCGACCGCGTCATCGCCACCGGTTCGATCGAGGCGGTTGAGGAGACCTATGTGTCGCCGCTCGTGGACGGTCTTTCCATTCGGTCGCTTAATGTCGATGTCGGCGACAGGGTCGAAGAGGGCAGCACGCTGGTCGTCCTCAACGATGACGCGCTGCTACTGCAAAAAAGCCAGCTCCAAGCCAATCTGGCCAAGACGGAGGCCTCGCTCGCGCAACTGCGCGCCCAGCTTGCCGAAGCTGTGGCAAATTCGGAAGAGGCGACGCGGGTTGCTGATCGTGCCGTACGGCTATCGCAGAGCGGCGCGGTATCCTCTGCCGAGGCCGACCGCCTGAAGGCGCTCGCCACTGCGGCGCGCGCGCGTGTCCGCTCCGCCGAACAATCGGTCAGCGTCGCGACCGCGGATATCAAGGTGGTCCAAGCGCAAATTGACGATATCGACCTACGCCTCGCGCGCACGGCCGTCAAAGCGCCGGTCAGCGGCGTGATCTCGGCCAAGAACGCCAAGATCGGCGCGATCGCCAGTGGCAGCGGCGAACCGCTTTTCGCCATCATCCGCGACGGTGCGATAGAGATGAAGGCCGACGTCGCCGAAGCCGACATGATCAAGCTCGCCGTCGGGCAGCCGGCGACGGTCAAGCTCGCCGGGAGCGACACAGCAGTCGAGGGCAAGATCCGGCTGATCGCACCGACGGTCGATCCGCAGACCCGTCTCGGCAAGGTTCATATCAGTCTAATCGACACGGCCGCGGCGCGCGCCGGCATGTATGCGAGCGCCATCATTACCGTCGAGCAGAAGAACACAGTGGTTTTGCCGCAAACGGCTGTTACAGCCGAAAACGGCAAGACGATCGTCCGTAAAGTCGAAAACGGTGTCGTCCGCCTGGTGCCGGTCAAAACCGGAATTCAGGACGGACAGTTCGTCGAAATTCTCTCCGGCCTGGAGCCAGGCGAGCAGGCAGTGGCAAAGGCCGGCGCCTATGTGCGCGACGGCGACCGCATCAATCCGGTCAAGCCCGCGCAGCCGGCAACCAACTGACGGGAACAGAGACCATGAACTTCTCAGCCTGGTCCATCCGCAATCCGATCGCGCCGATCCTGGCCTTCTTCGTGCTCATGGTGCTCGGCTGGCAGTCGTTCAATTCCCTGCCGATCACGCGCTTCCCCAACATCGACGTGCCGATCGTTTCGATCAGTGTCACGCAAAGCGGTGCTGCCCCCGCCGAGCTCGAAACCCAGGTCACCAAGGAAATCGAGGATGCGGTCGCCGGCGTTACCGGGGTGGACCATATACAATCGACGATCACCGACGGCAGTTCCAACACTTCGGTTATCTTCCGGATGGAAGTGCCGACGACTCAGGCGGTGCAGGACGTCAAGGATGCGATCGACCGCATCCGCAGCGATCTCCCGACCTCCATCGAGGAACCGATCGTCTCCAAGGTGGATGTCGAAGGCCAGGCAATCCAGACCTTCTCGGTCTCCTCACCCGGCATGACGCTCGAGGAGCTCTCCTGGTTCGTCGACGACACGATCAAGCGCGCGATCCAGGGCCAAAGCGGCATCGGCCGTGTCGATCGCTATGGCGGCTCCGACCGCGAGGTGCGGATCGAGCTCAATGAAGATCGCCTGAACTCCTTCGGCATTACCGCTGCCGACGTCAATGGCCAGCTTCGCCGGATGAACATGGATCTCGGTTCCGGCCGCGGTCAGGTCGGCGGCAGCGAGCAGGCGATCCGCACGCTTGGCGATGCGCGCGACGTGGCTCAGCTTGCCAATACCATGATCTCGCTGCCGAATGGCCGCTTTGTCCGCCTGTCGGAACTCGGCACAGTGACGGACACCTATGAGGAGCCGAAGTCGTTTTCGCGCTTCAACGGCCATCCCGGCGTCACTTTCGCCGTGTTCCGCGCCAAGGGCGCCAGCGAAGTGACCGTCGCCGAGACGGTCGCCAAGACGCTCGACGAAATCCGGGCAAAAAATCCGGACGTCACCATCGAAATGGTCGACGATTCGGTCTATTTCACCTACGGCAATTACGAGGCCGCGCTTCACACCTTGATGGAAGGCGCGCTGCTCGCCGTCGTCGTGGTGATGCTGTTTCTGCGCAACTGGCGTGCGACCTTGATTTCGGCGATCGCGCTGCCGCTCTCGGCCGTTCCTACCTTTTGGGTGATGGACCTTCTGGGCTTCTCGCTGAACCTCGTCAGCTTCCTCGCAATGACTCTGGCGACGGGTATTCTCGTCGACGACGCGATCGTGGAGATCGAAAATATCGAGCGGCATATCCGCATGGGCAAATCGCCCTATCGCGCCTCGATCGAGGCGGCGGACGAGATCGGCCTCGCCGTTATCGCGACGACATTTACCATTATCGCCGTCTTCGTGCCCGTCTCCTTCATGCCGGGCATTCCGGGACAATATTTCATTCAGTTCGGTCTGACGGTCGCCGTCTCGGTCTTCTTCTCGCTCCTCGTAGCGCGTCTGATCACGCCGGTCATGGCCGCGTATCTGATGAAATCGACCGATGTCGGCGGCCACCACGGCGACGACGACAGCGCCATCATGAAGCTCTATACGGGTCTCATCAGAGTGACGACCCGCTGGCGCTATACGACGCTGCTCGCCGCCATCGCCTCCCTCGTCGTTTCCGTCTACTTCCTGTTCCAGGTCCCCGGCAGCTTCCTGCCGCCGGAAGACAACTCGCGCGTCAGCCTGTCGATCGAACTGCCGCCGGACGCGATGCTCGAGGATACGGACCGGACGACGACCGAGATTTACAACCGCGTCAAGGATATCGACGGCGTCGAGAACGTCTTCGTGCTCGGCGGCGCCTCGCCGAAGGGCGATCTCGAGTTGCGCCGCGCCGCCGTCACCGTGCTTCTCAAGAAGCTCGATCACTCGCTCGTCAACAAAATAGTCAATGACGTGATCGGCCGGATGCCCCTTATCGGCCAGTATCTGCCGAAGCTGCCGCCCGCAGGCCGCATCAAGCCGCAATCGCAGATCGAAAAGGAGATCTTCACAAAGCTCCGCTCGATCCCGGACGTCCGCGTTACCAAGCTCAACGATCGCGGCGAGCGCGACCTGTCGTTCAACCTGCTTTCCAACAATGAGGCAGATCTGGACGAGGCCGTTGCGACCCTCGAGGCGAAACTGCGCAGCGATCCGCTGCTCGCCAATGTCAGCCCCGACGGCGCGCTGCCGCGGCCGGAACTGCAGATCCGCCCGCGCGACGAGCAGATGTCGCGCCTCGGTATCACCACGGCGCAGATTTCCGAGGTGATCCGCGTCGCCACCATCGGCGATATCGACGCGGCGCTGAGCAAGATCGCGCTTGACGGGCGACTGATCCCGATCCGGGTCCAGCTCAATCGCGATTTCCGCACCGACCTGGCGGCGATCCGCAACCTCAAAGTCCAAACAGCGTCCGGCGCTACCGTTCCACTCTCGAGTGTCGCGGACATCAACTATGCGGAAGGGCCGAGTTCGATCAAACGCTACGACCGCTACCGCGTCGTCACACTCGGCGCCGATCTACCCGTGGGCGTAGCACTCGACACCGCATCGGCCCGCTTCAAGCAGATCGCGGCCGAGGCCAAGCTCCCCGCCACTGTCGAGTTTCTCGAAAGCGGCGACGCCGAGGTGCAGGCCGAGATGCAGCAGAGTTTCGGCAATGCCATGCTGCTCGGCCTGATGATGGTGCTGGCGGTGCTCATTCTCCTGTTCAAGGATGTGATCCAGCCCTTCACCATTCTCTTCTCGCTGCCGCTTGCGATCGGCGGCGTCGCTGCCGGTTTGATCCTGACGCAGAACGCGCTCTCCATGCCCGTGCTGATCGGTATCCTCATGCTGATGGGCATCGTCACCAAGAACGCTATCCTGCTCGTCGACTTCGGCATCGAGATGATGCATCACGGCATGGACCGCACCCTGTCGATGATCGAAGCCGGCCGCAAGCGTGCCCGACCTATCGTCATGACCTCGATCGCCATGTCCGCCGGCATGCTGCCGTCGGCCCTCGGCGTCGGCGAAGGCGGTTCGTTCCGCGCGCCGATGGCGATCGCGGTGATTGGCGGTATCATCGTCTCGACGGTGCTGAGCCTCGTCGTCGTCCCCTCCTTCTTCCTGATCATGGACGACCTGTCGCGGCTGCTTGCTTGGATCTTCGGCCGCTTCATCGGCAAGAAGGAAAAGGAAAGCCTGCCGCTCGACCGCGAGACGCTGACCGAACTGGTAGGCGAACACGGCAGCACGATCGAAAGCCTGCAGGACCGCCTCAAGATGCTGGAAGAAGAGAGGCGCGGCGGCAAGTCCGACCGGAAGGTCATCAGCCATCCGGCGCTTGCCGCGGAATAGAGCGACCGAACTGTTTCATGCTCAGGCAGCAAAGCCCGCGCTTGCGAAATCGCGGGCTTTTTCGCGGAATGCTTGATCGGAGTTAATTCGCCGCTTTCAAAGTAACGCTGGAGCCTGGCACCGTTCTAAAAGATCGGCTCATCGAAATCCGTGACCAGCACGCGTTGGAGGGGTCTGAAAGCGCTGCCTCCAAGCGGCTCAGGGGTGAGATGATTCAGAGTCCCCCATGCACGGTCAGGAACTCGACGATCCGGTCGATGCCGTCTCCGCGCTTCATATCGGAGAACACGAAGGGCCTTTCGGCGCGCATGCGCGTCGCGTCGCGTTCCATCACGTCGAGATCGGCTCCAACGTAAGGGGCGAGATCCTTCTTGTTGATCACCAGCAGATCGGATCTGGTGATCCCCGGACCGCCCTTGCGGGGGATTTCCTCGCCCTGGCAGACGGAGATCACATAGATCGTTAGATCCGCCAGGTCGGGCGAGAAGGTCGCCGCCAGATTGTCCCCACCCGACTCGATAAAGACCACATCGAGATCGGGAATCCGGCGGTTGAGATCCGCGATCGCCTGAAGATTGATCGTGGCGTCCTCGCGGATCGCGGTATGCGGACAGCCGCCAGTCTCGACGCCGACGATCCGCTCCGAGGGTAGCGCCTGCATGCGGACCAGCGCCTCCGCATCCTCCTTGGTGTAGATGTCGTTGGTGACGACGGCGACGGAATATTTCTGCCGCATCGCCTTGCAGAGTTTTTCAGTCAGCGCCGTCTTGCCGGAGCCGACCGGACCGCCGATGCCGACGCGAAGCGGACCGTTTTTCGATGGCATCTTCTCTGTCCTTTCCACGCGCTTGTCGCTACGAGCGAAACAGGCGCGAATGCAGGTTTTCGTGTCTCAGGGACACAATATCGGCCATGATCGCGGCCGAGCCAAGATCGTCGAGCGAGCCCCGCGCCGCGCGCACGGCGGTGTCGGCGATCAACCACTCGAGGTGCGCAAGGACACCGACGCCGTCGCGTTGACCCGTGACGCCGCAGCGAATGGCAACCGACACGGCATTTGACATCGTCGCGTTGAGATAGGCCGCCAGCGCGGGTTCGAGCCCTGTATGATGCGCCCCGGCAACCGCGCCGACGGCTACCGGATAGGCGGCGTTCGGTCCTAGCACTTCGAACATCGGATGTGGCCAGTGGCCGGCAGCGGCGAGAAACGCCTCGCCGAGGAGCATGGTTTCCATCTGCCGCTCGCGCGAGCCGGCCAGCGCCTCCGCCAGGTCTCTGACCGCCCGCAATCGCGCCGCATCTTCGAAACCGCGATAGCTCTCGGCCAGGAGCAGCGAGTCGTTCCATGCAGTGCCGTTGCTGAGGAGCGTTTCGAGCCAAAGTCGCAAGTCGTCGGCGTTCGTTACCAGGCTATCGTGAACCGCCTGTTCCAGGCCGCCGGAATAGGAGAAGGAACCGATCGGAAAGGCTGGCGAAAGCCAGGTGACGAGGCGCAGAAGCGCCTGCGTATCGGCGTGCTCAGTCATGGTGATGGTGATCGCCGCCGTGCCCATGATGATGGGGGCCGCCGGTCCCGTGATACGCGCCGCGCAGGGGATGAAAGGGTTCGACCACTTCGCTCACCACTGCGCCAAGCCCTTCGAGCATGACGCGTATGACGGGATCGCGGGCGATCAGGATCCGATCAGCCTCGACCGCTGCAGGCAGATGCCGGTTGCCGAGATGCCAGGCGAGTTCGGTGAGGTGCAGCCCGTCGCGCGGGCGGATTTCGTAGAGTGCCTCCTCGGCCGCCTTGATCTCGATATAGCCGCCGCCCTCCAGCACCAAGAAGTCGCCATCTGCGAGCATCACCGGTTCCTTGAGATCGAGCATGACCACGTCGTCATTTTCGAGATGCAGCAGCTTGCGGCGCAGATGCCGCTGATCATGCGTCAGGATAAGGCGATGCAGCGGCGCTTTGTCCTTGGGCCCCGGCGACAGAACCTCGGTCGAACGATAGGGCACGTCAGACCACCTCGACCTTTTCGGGATGAACGATCTCGATGCGGGCTTCGGCCAAAAGATCAGCCATCGCTGCTTCGAAAGTCTTCAAATGCGGCTCGGCGAAGTGTGCGTCCACCGCCGCTCGGCTCTTCCAGGTTTCGACGAATACCAGCATGTCGGGATCGGCAGGTTTACGGTAGAGCTCATAGCTGATGCAGCCCTCCTCGCGGCGCGTGGCCTCGATCAGCGGACCCGCGAGTGCCACGACCTCATCGGCCTTGCCCGCATGCGCCTTCAGATGTGCGATAACGTAAACCATTGAACCGTCTCTCCGACCGTCGCCACTCTAACAAGAAAAAGCCCCGGCGCCAGCAAGAAGGCGAAAATCGAAAATGACTTTCGGGGACCTGCTTGCGGTAGCCGGGGCTTACGTCGCTTTCAGTAACGTCAGCCTATCAGGCAGCGATCTTCTGGGATCTCAGGCTCGCGAGGATGTTCTGCGGCGAGGAAACGCCGTAGGGGTCGCTATCGCAATTGTCGCAATAGCCTTCCTCTTCGAACCACTGTTCGACGACGCCATTGTTGACGACGGCGGCATAGCGCCAGGAGCGCATGCCGAAGCCGAGATTGTCCTTGGCGACAAGCATGCCCATCTTGCGGGTGAACTCGCCCGAACCGTCCGGGATCAGCTTGACGTTCTCGAGGCCCTGCGACTTGCCCCAGGCGTTCATCACGAAGGCGTCGTTGACCGAGATGCAGTAGATCTCATCGACGCCGAGGGCGCGGAACTCGGGCGTGAGCTTCTCGAAATCCGGAAGCTGATAGGTCGAGCAGGTCGGGGTGAAGGCGCCCGGCAGGGAAAACAGGATGACGCGCTTGCCGGCGAAATAATCATCCGACGAGACATCCTGCCAGCGGTACGGATTGGAACCGCCGACGGCTTCGTCACGGACGCGGGTGCGGAAGGTTACAGAGGGAACTTTTCTGCCTAGCATCATTATCTCCTTCGAACTGGCTGCCGGCGGCGTCAGTCTTGGGAGGAAACAACACCGTCGGCCGAAAACGAGTGCCCTTCCTAACGGAGATTCCGCTGCAGCGCAGCATGAAAGCATCGATTCAGGCGGCACCGCATGGCAGCCATGCGTCGAGAGCATGGCTTCGGCAGCCGCTCAGAACAGGAAATATCGCTGCGCCATCGGCAGCACCGTCGCCGGTTCGCAGGTCAGCAACTCGCCGTCGGCGCGCACCTCGTATGTTTCCGGATCGACCTCTACATGCGGCGTGAGGCTGTTGTGGATCATCGATGCCTTGCCGATGCCGCCACGGGTATTCTGGACGGCGACGAGTTGCTTGGCGACGCCGAGCCTTCCGGCCAGTCCTGCGTCCAGCGACGCCTGCGAAACGAAGGTCACGGAGGAATTGGTCAGGTTCTTCCCAAAAGCTCCGAACATCGGCCGGTAGTGCACCGGCTGCGGTGTGGGGATGGAGGCGTTCGGGTCACCCATCGGCGCCGCCGCGATCGAGCCGCCGATCAGCACCATGTCGGGTTTCACGCCGAAGAAGGCCGGGTTCCAGATGACGAGATCGGCACGCTTGCCGACTTCGAGCGAGCCGATCTCATGACTGACGCCATGGGCGATCGCAGGGTTGATCGTGTATTTGGCGATGTAGCGCTTGACGCGGAAATTGTCGTTGTCGCCGGTCTCTTGGGCGAGCCGCCCGCGCTGGCGCTTCATCTTGTCGGCCGTCTGCCACGTGCGGATCGCCACTTCGCCGACACGGCCCATGGCCTGGCTGTCGGAGGAAATGATCGAGAAGGCACCGATATCATGCAAGATGTCTTCGGCCGCGATCGTTTCCTTGCGGATGCGGCTTTCGGCGAAAGCAATGTCTTCCGGAATGGAAGGCGACAGGTGGTGGCAGACCATCAGCATGTCGAGATGCTCCGCCAGCGTGTTCAGCGTATAGGGCCGTGTCGGGTTGGTCGAAGACGGAATGACGTTTGGCTGGCCGCAGATCTTGATGATGTCCGGCGCGTGGCCGCCGCCCGCTCCTTCCGTGTGGAAAGCGTGGATCGTCCGCCCTTTGATTGCGGCGATCGTATCCTCGACGAAACCGCTCTCGTTCAGCGTGTCGGTATGGATCATCACCTGCACGTCGTATTCGTCGGCGACAGAGAGGCAGCAGTCGATCGCAGCCGGCGTCGTGCCCCAATCCTCGTGCAGTTTCAGCGAAGTCGCGCCGCCGAGCACCATTTCCACAAGCGCGCCGGGCTGCGAAGCGTTGCCCTTGCCGGCAAAGGCGAGATTCATCGGAAACGCATCGGCCGCCTCGATCATCCGGGCAATGTGCCACGGCCCCGGCGTGCAGGTCGTCGCCAGCGTCCCGTGCGCCGGCCCGGTGCCGCCGCCGAGCATGCAGGTAAGCCCGCTCATCAGCGCCTCTTCGATCTGCTGCGGGCAGATGAAATGAATATGGCTATCCATGCCGCCGGCGGTGACGATCTTACCCTCGCCAGCGATCGCCTCGGTACCTGGGCCGACGATGATCGTGACGCCGGGCTGCGTGTCCGGATTGCCGGCCTTGCCGATCGCGACGATCCGCCCGTCCTTGAGCCCGATGTCGGCTTTGACGATTCCC is a genomic window of Sinorhizobium numidicum containing:
- the ureG gene encoding urease accessory protein UreG, giving the protein MPSKNGPLRVGIGGPVGSGKTALTEKLCKAMRQKYSVAVVTNDIYTKEDAEALVRMQALPSERIVGVETGGCPHTAIREDATINLQAIADLNRRIPDLDVVFIESGGDNLAATFSPDLADLTIYVISVCQGEEIPRKGGPGITRSDLLVINKKDLAPYVGADLDVMERDATRMRAERPFVFSDMKRGDGIDRIVEFLTVHGGL
- a CDS encoding urease accessory protein UreF — its product is MTEHADTQALLRLVTWLSPAFPIGSFSYSGGLEQAVHDSLVTNADDLRLWLETLLSNGTAWNDSLLLAESYRGFEDAARLRAVRDLAEALAGSRERQMETMLLGEAFLAAAGHWPHPMFEVLGPNAAYPVAVGAVAGAHHTGLEPALAAYLNATMSNAVSVAIRCGVTGQRDGVGVLAHLEWLIADTAVRAARGSLDDLGSAAIMADIVSLRHENLHSRLFRS
- a CDS encoding efflux RND transporter periplasmic adaptor subunit; amino-acid sequence: MAQKLLPLFGACAAMTLYAFSGVSAAEEAAKPQQTQTLPSIVVTEAIERTISDRVIATGSIEAVEETYVSPLVDGLSIRSLNVDVGDRVEEGSTLVVLNDDALLLQKSQLQANLAKTEASLAQLRAQLAEAVANSEEATRVADRAVRLSQSGAVSSAEADRLKALATAARARVRSAEQSVSVATADIKVVQAQIDDIDLRLARTAVKAPVSGVISAKNAKIGAIASGSGEPLFAIIRDGAIEMKADVAEADMIKLAVGQPATVKLAGSDTAVEGKIRLIAPTVDPQTRLGKVHISLIDTAAARAGMYASAIITVEQKNTVVLPQTAVTAENGKTIVRKVENGVVRLVPVKTGIQDGQFVEILSGLEPGEQAVAKAGAYVRDGDRINPVKPAQPATN
- a CDS encoding peroxiredoxin, whose protein sequence is MLGRKVPSVTFRTRVRDEAVGGSNPYRWQDVSSDDYFAGKRVILFSLPGAFTPTCSTYQLPDFEKLTPEFRALGVDEIYCISVNDAFVMNAWGKSQGLENVKLIPDGSGEFTRKMGMLVAKDNLGFGMRSWRYAAVVNNGVVEQWFEEEGYCDNCDSDPYGVSSPQNILASLRSQKIAA
- a CDS encoding ABC transporter substrate-binding protein codes for the protein MNKKLASLLAAGVFSLAAFHANAADKVTLQLKWVTQAQFAGYYVAKDKGFYEEEGLDVEIKPGGPDIAPAQVIAGGGADVIVDWMPSALATREKGVPLVNIAQPFKKSGMMLTCLKESGVKSPEDFKGKTLGVWFFGNEYPFLSWMSQLKIPTDGGPDGVTVLKQGFNVDPLIQKQAACISTMTYNEYWQVIDAGIKPEDLVTFKYEDQGVATLEDGLYVLDDKLKDPAFKEKMVKFVRASMKGWKYAEENPDEAADIVLENDSTGAQTEKHQKRMMGEIAKLTAGSNGTLDETDYKRTVQSLLAGGSDPVISKEPEGAWTHEITDEALK
- the ureE gene encoding urease accessory protein UreE is translated as MPYRSTEVLSPGPKDKAPLHRLILTHDQRHLRRKLLHLENDDVVMLDLKEPVMLADGDFLVLEGGGYIEIKAAEEALYEIRPRDGLHLTELAWHLGNRHLPAAVEADRILIARDPVIRVMLEGLGAVVSEVVEPFHPLRGAYHGTGGPHHHGHGGDHHHHD
- the ureC gene encoding urease subunit alpha; this translates as MSYKMSRAAYANMFGPTVGDKVRLADTELFIEVEKDFTTYGEEVKFGGGKVIRDGMGQSQVTREGGAVDTVITNALIVDHWGIVKADIGLKDGRIVAIGKAGNPDTQPGVTIIVGPGTEAIAGEGKIVTAGGMDSHIHFICPQQIEEALMSGLTCMLGGGTGPAHGTLATTCTPGPWHIARMIEAADAFPMNLAFAGKGNASQPGALVEMVLGGATSLKLHEDWGTTPAAIDCCLSVADEYDVQVMIHTDTLNESGFVEDTIAAIKGRTIHAFHTEGAGGGHAPDIIKICGQPNVIPSSTNPTRPYTLNTLAEHLDMLMVCHHLSPSIPEDIAFAESRIRKETIAAEDILHDIGAFSIISSDSQAMGRVGEVAIRTWQTADKMKRQRGRLAQETGDNDNFRVKRYIAKYTINPAIAHGVSHEIGSLEVGKRADLVIWNPAFFGVKPDMVLIGGSIAAAPMGDPNASIPTPQPVHYRPMFGAFGKNLTNSSVTFVSQASLDAGLAGRLGVAKQLVAVQNTRGGIGKASMIHNSLTPHVEVDPETYEVRADGELLTCEPATVLPMAQRYFLF
- a CDS encoding efflux RND transporter permease subunit, which encodes MNFSAWSIRNPIAPILAFFVLMVLGWQSFNSLPITRFPNIDVPIVSISVTQSGAAPAELETQVTKEIEDAVAGVTGVDHIQSTITDGSSNTSVIFRMEVPTTQAVQDVKDAIDRIRSDLPTSIEEPIVSKVDVEGQAIQTFSVSSPGMTLEELSWFVDDTIKRAIQGQSGIGRVDRYGGSDREVRIELNEDRLNSFGITAADVNGQLRRMNMDLGSGRGQVGGSEQAIRTLGDARDVAQLANTMISLPNGRFVRLSELGTVTDTYEEPKSFSRFNGHPGVTFAVFRAKGASEVTVAETVAKTLDEIRAKNPDVTIEMVDDSVYFTYGNYEAALHTLMEGALLAVVVVMLFLRNWRATLISAIALPLSAVPTFWVMDLLGFSLNLVSFLAMTLATGILVDDAIVEIENIERHIRMGKSPYRASIEAADEIGLAVIATTFTIIAVFVPVSFMPGIPGQYFIQFGLTVAVSVFFSLLVARLITPVMAAYLMKSTDVGGHHGDDDSAIMKLYTGLIRVTTRWRYTTLLAAIASLVVSVYFLFQVPGSFLPPEDNSRVSLSIELPPDAMLEDTDRTTTEIYNRVKDIDGVENVFVLGGASPKGDLELRRAAVTVLLKKLDHSLVNKIVNDVIGRMPLIGQYLPKLPPAGRIKPQSQIEKEIFTKLRSIPDVRVTKLNDRGERDLSFNLLSNNEADLDEAVATLEAKLRSDPLLANVSPDGALPRPELQIRPRDEQMSRLGITTAQISEVIRVATIGDIDAALSKIALDGRLIPIRVQLNRDFRTDLAAIRNLKVQTASGATVPLSSVADINYAEGPSSIKRYDRYRVVTLGADLPVGVALDTASARFKQIAAEAKLPATVEFLESGDAEVQAEMQQSFGNAMLLGLMMVLAVLILLFKDVIQPFTILFSLPLAIGGVAAGLILTQNALSMPVLIGILMLMGIVTKNAILLVDFGIEMMHHGMDRTLSMIEAGRKRARPIVMTSIAMSAGMLPSALGVGEGGSFRAPMAIAVIGGIIVSTVLSLVVVPSFFLIMDDLSRLLAWIFGRFIGKKEKESLPLDRETLTELVGEHGSTIESLQDRLKMLEEERRGGKSDRKVISHPALAAE
- a CDS encoding ABC transporter permease; the encoded protein is MNLPALAGAILFWLLAWAFNQWLVRQHFTNRTANSAARFAVPLIFGVTILVLWEGVVRGFAIPSVLLPAPSMIWQRLVNSLPTLAADFRQTFLKAVLIGYALGCGLGFVVAILIDRSPFLQKGLLPLGNFVSALPVIGVAPIMVMWFGFDWQSKVAVVVIMTFFPMLVNTVSGLAAASHMERDLMRTYAATWWQTLVKLRLPAAWPFIFNALKINSTLALIGAIVAEFFGTPIVGMGFRISTEVGRMNVDMVWAEIAVAAVAGSAFYGVVALAERAVTFWHPSVRSGRA
- a CDS encoding putative quinol monooxygenase encodes the protein MVYVIAHLKAHAGKADEVVALAGPLIEATRREEGCISYELYRKPADPDMLVFVETWKSRAAVDAHFAEPHLKTFEAAMADLLAEARIEIVHPEKVEVV